A section of the Paenibacillus odorifer genome encodes:
- a CDS encoding peptidoglycan D,D-transpeptidase FtsI family protein codes for MSFGKQLPPADGKSSKHSVGLRLNLFFFGTFFIFCIIIVRLAGLQFTEGALLTEEEIKRDTKFVPLAAMRGIIFAAGGEQIAYSTPVESLYLTLNKEYTAKTTDKVTGETSLTEKAKNKSNDLAARLVAEFEKYGSADAPKLTQQDVLDLLDLDFKKYLGYVPRRIKAGLTSEEIAYFMEHKDEYPGITIVEESVRHYDKDTVAVQTVGFGKPFKSTEDIAMYKNIRSAMKDNSSPGLMYKTEEYVGFDGLEMQYQRELRGENGYQVISVTPQNMAEKVEQTVPPVKGNNIWMTINKNVQMKTEQAILDQIKWLHTNAVQGETHPDALTGYAVAMEVETGNVVAMASMPDYDSNVWTKDSLPTSVWNKIMNNHLNGTITSNSSGRSGHDFSSLVFMGSTIKPLSVLIGLNEGFFSTSSTYPDVGITYFGKDDKSSVRNSSGHVYGKLYPADAIKQSSNVFMVDMVGKQLYKKYLGDKGVEVWDQYMKKFGLGVSTQSGLPGESPGQINYTDFKAAGSSQAALVYASFGQQGSYTTLQLAQYATTLANEGVRIKPQLVSKITDAQGKVVKEFKKEVLNKVTFDKSFWREIKQGMSSKVSAFDDFPYDFARKTGTSEKTDRKNINRDNGVFIAFAPRENPKLAVAVVIPEGGFGSNSAAPVARKIFDAYDWEYGLDGVPKKNIPPVADPVQ; via the coding sequence GTGAGCTTTGGGAAGCAGCTCCCGCCTGCGGACGGGAAATCTTCGAAACATTCTGTAGGTCTGAGATTGAATCTGTTTTTCTTTGGCACTTTTTTTATTTTTTGTATCATTATTGTGCGTCTTGCAGGTTTGCAGTTTACTGAGGGAGCTTTGCTGACAGAAGAAGAGATTAAACGGGATACGAAGTTTGTTCCGCTGGCAGCCATGCGAGGGATTATTTTTGCTGCCGGGGGTGAGCAGATAGCCTATTCTACACCTGTTGAGTCGCTCTATCTTACCCTAAATAAGGAATATACAGCTAAAACTACCGATAAAGTAACGGGTGAAACCTCACTAACGGAAAAAGCGAAAAATAAGTCTAATGACCTTGCAGCAAGATTAGTAGCGGAGTTTGAGAAATATGGAAGTGCAGATGCCCCCAAGTTAACGCAGCAGGACGTGCTGGATTTACTTGATCTGGACTTTAAAAAGTATCTGGGTTATGTACCGCGTCGTATAAAAGCAGGGCTAACTTCAGAAGAAATAGCTTATTTCATGGAACACAAGGATGAATATCCAGGTATTACCATTGTGGAAGAAAGTGTACGCCACTACGATAAAGATACGGTAGCTGTGCAGACGGTGGGTTTTGGCAAACCTTTTAAATCAACCGAAGACATAGCGATGTACAAAAATATTCGTAGTGCAATGAAAGACAATTCTTCACCGGGACTTATGTATAAAACGGAAGAATATGTAGGATTTGATGGTCTGGAAATGCAGTATCAACGCGAACTGCGCGGAGAAAATGGTTATCAGGTCATTTCGGTCACTCCTCAAAATATGGCGGAGAAGGTAGAACAGACCGTTCCCCCTGTAAAAGGCAATAATATTTGGATGACTATTAATAAGAATGTTCAGATGAAGACTGAACAGGCCATATTGGATCAGATTAAATGGCTGCACACCAATGCTGTTCAAGGCGAAACTCATCCTGATGCTTTAACAGGTTATGCAGTAGCAATGGAAGTAGAGACTGGTAATGTTGTCGCTATGGCGAGTATGCCGGATTACGATTCGAATGTATGGACAAAGGACTCGTTGCCTACATCCGTCTGGAATAAAATTATGAACAATCATCTGAATGGTACTATTACCTCGAATTCTTCCGGGAGATCGGGTCATGATTTTAGCTCTCTTGTATTCATGGGATCGACCATCAAACCGTTAAGTGTATTAATTGGTTTAAATGAAGGATTTTTTAGCACCTCGAGCACTTATCCAGATGTGGGGATTACCTATTTCGGTAAGGATGATAAATCATCGGTTAGAAATTCATCAGGTCATGTCTATGGAAAACTGTATCCGGCTGATGCTATCAAGCAATCCTCTAACGTATTTATGGTGGATATGGTCGGAAAGCAACTTTATAAGAAATACCTGGGAGATAAAGGCGTAGAGGTCTGGGACCAATATATGAAAAAGTTCGGACTGGGTGTGTCAACACAAAGTGGTCTTCCCGGTGAATCACCAGGTCAGATTAACTATACAGATTTCAAGGCTGCAGGGAGCTCGCAGGCCGCGCTCGTCTACGCATCTTTTGGCCAGCAAGGCAGTTATACTACATTACAGCTTGCCCAGTATGCTACTACACTTGCAAATGAAGGTGTGCGAATTAAACCACAGCTTGTAAGTAAGATTACGGATGCGCAAGGTAAGGTGGTTAAGGAATTTAAAAAAGAAGTGCTTAATAAAGTAACCTTTGATAAATCGTTCTGGAGAGAAATCAAACAGGGAATGAGCAGTAAAGTTAGTGCTTTTGACGATTTTCCTTATGATTTTGCCCGTAAGACAGGAACCTCTGAAAAAACGGATAGAAAAAATATAAACCGTGATAACGGGGTTTTTATTGCCTTTGCTCCACGTGAGAATCCGAAGCTGGCTGTAGCGGTTGTGATTCCGGAGGGCGGCTTTGGCTCCAATAGTGCAGCTCCGGTTGCCCGTAAGATTTTTGATGCTTATGATTGGGAATATGGGCTGGATGGGGTTCCAAAGAAGAATATTCCTCCTGTGGCAGATCCCGTTCAATAA
- a CDS encoding transglutaminase domain-containing protein — protein MINGWLTSLSDANIISIALLLVVVFSLLQGWSRGFSSATGRLFGLLGTGLFTIASLVLAIPAAAYLNPHVQTWAAGISLPDKQLTQWQQIYYTAVSVLAESPLVRFLLLLLLSYILIRMLLGLLSMLLPFHQLRRTKTFKDRKITQVSRMGGAIIGLIIGLTRGLIIVLALFICVGLNPESQFSRYVESSPIYSQSAAAVFEPFVGETVQKKLPILTKTVAAEMNDILRRKYEVIDHDIPQDIVGAAEDIIGQAQGDEKRARLLYDWVGTRVTYDYAKAENYEKNRIWHEQTPQDTFDTRIGVCIDYARLYAVMARSQGLQVRVVTGQGYDGRGGYGAHAWNEVYISDRQAWIPLDPTWASSGDWFNPKDFDDTHIRENAL, from the coding sequence ATGATAAACGGTTGGTTGACTAGTCTGAGTGATGCAAATATCATCTCCATCGCCCTCCTGCTGGTAGTAGTCTTTTCACTATTGCAAGGCTGGAGCAGAGGGTTCTCAAGTGCTACCGGAAGATTATTCGGTCTGCTGGGAACAGGACTGTTTACAATAGCTTCTTTGGTGCTGGCCATTCCTGCTGCGGCGTATCTCAATCCTCATGTTCAGACTTGGGCAGCAGGAATAAGTCTGCCTGATAAACAGCTGACCCAGTGGCAGCAAATTTATTATACGGCTGTGTCTGTGCTGGCGGAATCGCCGCTGGTGCGGTTTCTATTGTTGTTATTGCTCTCTTATATCTTAATTCGCATGCTTCTGGGATTGTTGTCTATGCTGCTTCCATTCCACCAGCTACGGCGCACCAAGACATTTAAGGACAGAAAGATTACGCAAGTAAGCCGTATGGGTGGAGCTATCATAGGATTAATTATAGGCTTGACTCGTGGTTTAATTATTGTGCTCGCTCTCTTCATTTGTGTTGGCCTAAATCCAGAAAGTCAATTTAGCCGTTATGTGGAATCTTCTCCGATCTACAGTCAAAGCGCTGCCGCTGTATTTGAACCCTTTGTTGGGGAGACAGTGCAGAAAAAGCTGCCTATTCTGACGAAGACCGTTGCAGCTGAGATGAATGATATTCTGCGCAGAAAATATGAAGTTATCGATCATGACATTCCACAAGATATTGTGGGAGCTGCTGAAGATATTATTGGACAAGCGCAAGGAGACGAGAAGAGAGCCAGACTACTGTATGATTGGGTAGGAACACGAGTAACTTATGATTACGCCAAAGCGGAAAATTATGAAAAAAATAGAATTTGGCATGAACAGACCCCGCAGGATACCTTCGACACACGCATAGGGGTATGTATTGATTATGCCCGTCTTTACGCTGTTATGGCCCGCTCTCAAGGGTTACAGGTGCGCGTTGTAACGGGGCAAGGCTATGATGGTCGAGGCGGGTATGGCGCACATGCCTGGAATGAAGTTTATATAAGTGACCGGCAAGCTTGGATTCCATTGGATCCCACTTGGGCGAGCAGCGGAGATTGGTTTAATCCGAAGGATTTTGACGATACGCATATTAGGGAGAACGCACTCTGA
- a CDS encoding MFS transporter: MKTALWLYLFLFLAFFDLHAQYPILTPFAISLGAGPAFIGWMMGMYSLTHLPGNLLAGVLVDRNGSRRYIVFSLVTAGAILLLQAHAQLPWHLLMLRAASGFALAFLSPACMTLLASLSSDATEQGKYMSGHGIVHTLASVVSPAAGAFIVAKAGYSGTFTTLGWLLIATGIMAFFSVPAPARRLVRPVNSAAPPLKNQDLPSVPISDPNPVSKRYYLLPFFVSCSQGVLFFELPLSQTGSNSIVSTGILLSLLSLGALVTLSLFFLNRFSPGGRIAVALLGMALCFFALASLHSIPASVILFMLGAAKGILFPAMASLFISLGGPGRMGRTFSMQSIAMSLGAFAGPVAAGQLRDVVSPYFIAFLLLMVALLLLPPKNSAKLSTYSSKWNGRAA; this comes from the coding sequence GTGAAAACTGCGCTATGGCTGTACCTGTTTCTTTTTCTGGCGTTTTTTGATTTACATGCACAGTATCCTATTCTAACGCCCTTTGCCATCTCTCTTGGTGCGGGACCCGCCTTTATTGGCTGGATGATGGGCATGTATTCGTTGACCCATCTTCCTGGCAATTTGCTCGCAGGCGTACTCGTCGATCGTAATGGCAGCCGCCGCTACATCGTCTTTAGCCTTGTTACTGCGGGAGCCATTCTATTGCTGCAGGCTCACGCTCAGCTTCCGTGGCATTTGCTGATGCTACGAGCAGCAAGCGGGTTCGCGCTCGCCTTCCTCTCTCCGGCGTGCATGACCTTGCTGGCTTCATTATCATCTGATGCCACTGAGCAGGGGAAATATATGTCCGGACATGGTATCGTTCATACCTTAGCTTCAGTGGTATCCCCAGCAGCGGGTGCCTTTATCGTAGCTAAAGCTGGCTATTCCGGCACCTTCACCACATTGGGATGGCTGCTTATCGCTACAGGAATCATGGCTTTTTTCAGTGTACCGGCGCCTGCCCGGCGTTTAGTACGCCCTGTAAACTCAGCAGCACCTCCTTTAAAAAATCAGGATCTTCCTTCGGTCCCTATATCCGATCCCAATCCAGTTTCCAAACGTTATTATCTGCTGCCTTTTTTCGTTTCTTGTTCACAAGGGGTTCTGTTCTTTGAGCTTCCTCTATCTCAGACCGGAAGTAATAGCATTGTTTCCACAGGTATTCTTTTATCGCTCCTTAGCTTAGGGGCTTTGGTAACACTCAGTTTGTTCTTCCTGAACCGCTTTTCCCCAGGAGGAAGAATAGCCGTGGCCTTGCTAGGAATGGCCCTTTGTTTTTTTGCGCTCGCCTCACTTCACAGCATTCCCGCTTCCGTTATTCTCTTTATGCTGGGTGCAGCCAAAGGAATATTATTTCCTGCAATGGCTTCGCTCTTTATTAGTCTAGGTGGACCAGGACGTATGGGACGCACCTTCTCCATGCAGTCGATAGCCATGTCACTAGGTGCATTCGCAGGGCCTGTGGCCGCAGGACAACTAAGAGACGTTGTTTCGCCTTATTTCATTGCCTTTCTATTGCTGATGGTTGCACTATTACTGCTTCCGCCAAAAAATTCAGCCAAGCTGTCCACCTACTCTTCCAAATGGAATGGGCGGGCCGCATGA
- a CDS encoding DNA primase — protein sequence MSITIIVEGKNDRSRLRRVLVPEVEILCTFGTLNTLKLESLRQKVGDGEVYLYMDNDSSGKKIRGILRDAFPDAGHIYTRRGYAGVEGTPDEYNINQLEKAGLEEFIIYPEPIPF from the coding sequence ATGTCCATTACGATTATTGTCGAAGGCAAAAACGATCGCAGCAGATTACGACGCGTGCTGGTACCGGAAGTCGAAATCCTCTGTACCTTTGGTACATTAAATACGCTCAAACTCGAGTCCCTGCGACAAAAAGTAGGAGATGGAGAAGTATATCTTTATATGGATAACGACAGTTCAGGCAAAAAAATACGCGGGATTCTCCGCGATGCCTTTCCCGATGCTGGTCACATCTATACGCGCCGGGGTTATGCCGGAGTGGAGGGCACTCCAGATGAATACAATATTAATCAGCTTGAAAAAGCGGGTCTGGAAGAGTTCATCATTTACCCTGAACCCATCCCTTTTTGA
- a CDS encoding SCO family protein, whose translation MQTFKRYKWTWILLLLALVMAGYLAVNSLNLGKEKLPVIGEVQDFSLENVDGDQITLADTQGKARLVYFFFTQCPDVCPITTFLLSQTQKILVDEGSFGKDTAFVSISFDPGNDTREAIKTFADRFQADYKGWYFLRGDQEVIRKLATDSFKVLIAGNSKENFVHANRIALVDRDNRLRALYDAGDTDNVTPEFLADRLNELARE comes from the coding sequence GTGCAGACCTTTAAGCGTTATAAATGGACCTGGATTCTACTATTGCTTGCTTTGGTAATGGCTGGTTATCTGGCAGTTAATTCTTTGAATTTAGGAAAAGAAAAACTGCCGGTAATCGGAGAAGTGCAGGACTTTTCACTTGAAAATGTGGATGGAGACCAGATTACTCTGGCTGATACACAAGGTAAGGCACGGCTGGTATACTTTTTTTTCACGCAATGTCCGGATGTATGTCCTATAACTACGTTCCTGTTATCTCAGACACAGAAGATTCTGGTCGACGAGGGCAGCTTTGGAAAAGATACGGCGTTCGTCTCCATTTCTTTTGATCCAGGGAATGATACACGTGAAGCCATTAAGACCTTTGCGGACCGTTTCCAGGCAGATTATAAGGGTTGGTACTTCTTACGGGGGGATCAGGAAGTGATTCGTAAACTGGCAACTGATTCTTTTAAAGTACTAATTGCAGGGAATAGTAAAGAAAATTTCGTACATGCGAATCGCATAGCATTGGTTGATCGGGACAATCGTCTCCGTGCATTGTATGACGCAGGAGATACGGATAACGTAACGCCTGAATTTCTTGCCGATAGGCTGAATGAATTGGCTCGTGAATAG
- the cyoE gene encoding heme o synthase — protein sequence MDNHITFQASSDSAAMSAKSPPEGASWRDFITVTKPGIIRSNLIAAFAGYWLASGWDVQYGRLVLTLLGTMLVMASACVFNNYFDRDLDMKMERTRDRGLPTGRLKPKTVLLYAIGLGIAGLIVLFAFSGVLAGLFGIVGMFVYVVVYTLWLKRTSTWSTSVGAISGAMPPVIGYVAVTGTVDLGAWLMFAMLFLWQPPHFWALGIRRKEEYRAAGFPLLPVVKGTRRTKFQMIPYVALLLPIPVLMYAYDYAGIFYLVISTALSLAWLIITLMGFAAKDDEVWAKKNFLFSINYLTVSLIVLVLNTIHG from the coding sequence GTGGATAATCATATAACATTTCAAGCTTCTTCCGATTCTGCAGCTATGTCTGCAAAATCTCCACCGGAAGGTGCAAGTTGGCGTGATTTCATTACCGTAACAAAACCCGGTATTATCCGATCTAACCTCATCGCTGCCTTTGCAGGATATTGGCTGGCTTCAGGTTGGGATGTTCAATACGGCAGATTAGTTCTGACTCTGCTCGGTACAATGCTGGTTATGGCTTCGGCCTGTGTTTTTAATAACTATTTCGACCGTGATCTGGATATGAAGATGGAAAGAACGCGCGATCGTGGGCTTCCTACAGGACGATTGAAACCCAAAACCGTATTGCTGTATGCTATTGGGCTTGGGATTGCGGGTTTGATTGTGCTGTTTGCTTTTTCCGGAGTTTTAGCCGGTCTGTTCGGGATTGTAGGGATGTTCGTTTACGTTGTAGTATACACCCTTTGGTTGAAACGGACATCAACATGGAGCACTTCAGTAGGTGCGATCTCTGGAGCTATGCCACCGGTAATTGGCTACGTTGCAGTTACGGGAACAGTTGATCTAGGGGCTTGGCTGATGTTTGCGATGTTGTTTCTGTGGCAACCTCCCCATTTCTGGGCGCTCGGGATTAGACGTAAAGAAGAATATAGAGCCGCAGGTTTCCCACTGCTGCCTGTAGTCAAAGGAACACGTCGTACGAAGTTTCAAATGATTCCTTATGTAGCACTGTTACTGCCTATTCCAGTGTTAATGTACGCCTACGATTATGCAGGCATTTTTTATCTGGTGATTTCAACAGCGCTGTCCCTGGCTTGGTTAATCATAACCTTGATGGGCTTTGCAGCAAAAGATGACGAAGTCTGGGCGAAGAAGAACTTCCTCTTCTCCATTAACTACCTAACGGTAAGTTTGATCGTACTTGTATTAAATACGATTCACGGTTAA
- a CDS encoding metal-dependent hydrolase: MDTATHLVMGIGLAGLSFVDPVVASDPKLAGAVMLATILGSQAPDADTALRLKDNAIYIRNHRGITHSLPFLILWPALIALVLGPLFGFTDLAALSHVALWGFIGVGVHVFSDLFNTYGTQAARPFTEKWIAWNIIHIFDPFIFGSHIAAILLWITGIVPPKPLFITLYACTILYYIWRTIVHARLTRNIKLKDIHHTAGERYIVIPTISLKRWNVVKVKKDGSYEVGQLLNNRLEWFKHAVCSNHPAVEISKSHPDIQSFLYFTSYAVAEVEELPSGYMVRWGDVRYLHRKQYPFVAVLVMDNQYKPLNTYVGWLSSDKLDKRFSIDPGSLR; encoded by the coding sequence ATGGACACCGCTACACATTTAGTTATGGGCATAGGGTTAGCCGGACTTTCTTTCGTCGATCCCGTCGTTGCTTCTGACCCTAAACTGGCCGGGGCCGTTATGCTGGCAACGATTTTAGGCTCACAGGCTCCTGATGCCGATACCGCATTACGACTAAAGGACAATGCAATATATATTCGTAATCACCGTGGAATCACACACTCCTTGCCTTTTCTAATTTTGTGGCCCGCTCTGATTGCCCTAGTCTTAGGGCCTCTGTTTGGGTTTACTGATTTGGCAGCTTTAAGCCATGTTGCACTCTGGGGTTTCATAGGTGTAGGCGTGCACGTCTTCTCTGATCTGTTTAACACCTATGGAACTCAGGCGGCCCGTCCATTCACTGAGAAATGGATCGCCTGGAATATCATCCACATTTTCGATCCATTTATTTTTGGCAGCCATATCGCAGCTATTCTGCTCTGGATCACTGGGATTGTTCCGCCTAAACCTTTATTTATTACGCTTTATGCCTGTACCATTCTTTATTATATTTGGAGAACGATTGTTCATGCCCGCCTTACACGAAACATCAAGCTTAAAGATATACACCATACTGCTGGCGAACGTTATATTGTAATCCCTACAATTTCACTTAAACGCTGGAACGTAGTTAAAGTGAAAAAAGACGGCAGTTATGAAGTTGGGCAGCTACTGAACAACCGTCTGGAATGGTTCAAACATGCGGTCTGCTCGAATCATCCCGCTGTGGAAATATCCAAGTCGCATCCAGATATTCAGTCCTTTTTATATTTCACCTCTTATGCGGTGGCCGAAGTGGAGGAGCTTCCTTCAGGATATATGGTGCGCTGGGGAGACGTTCGTTATTTACACCGCAAACAATACCCTTTTGTGGCTGTATTAGTTATGGATAACCAATATAAACCTTTAAATACTTATGTAGGCTGGCTTAGCAGCGATAAGCTCGACAAACGATTTTCCATCGACCCTGGTTCTTTACGATGA
- the trpS gene encoding tryptophan--tRNA ligase: MKKVMSGIQPSGSLTLGNYIGALKNFVKLQDDHQCFFMVVDMHAITVAQDPAALREQSEAVAALFIAAGIDPVRSNVYMQSHVPQHAELGWIMTTLTAMGELERMTQFKDKSSGKDSVGAGLFVYPSLMAADILVYNADLVPVGEDQKQHLELTRDLAGRFNNRFGEFFTIPEPYIPEVGARIMSLDDGTKKMSKSSPNAGSYIALLDSPDVIRKKISRATTDSGREVIFDPANKPEISNLMSIYSECSGMSLQQIADRYEGQMYGGFKKDLGEVVVSTLEPLQQRYHEIRSSGAITDILAEGAERARIVAAETLNGVKERMGFLPAR, translated from the coding sequence TTGAAAAAAGTAATGTCAGGCATACAACCGAGCGGTTCTCTAACTTTGGGTAACTATATCGGAGCGCTGAAAAATTTTGTGAAGCTGCAAGACGATCATCAATGTTTCTTTATGGTTGTCGATATGCATGCGATCACCGTTGCTCAAGATCCTGCGGCACTGCGTGAGCAGTCTGAAGCTGTAGCTGCACTCTTTATCGCGGCAGGAATTGATCCTGTGCGTTCGAATGTATATATGCAGTCCCATGTGCCTCAGCATGCGGAATTGGGTTGGATCATGACTACGCTAACGGCAATGGGCGAGCTTGAGCGTATGACACAGTTCAAAGATAAATCATCAGGTAAGGATTCGGTTGGCGCGGGCCTATTCGTATATCCTTCTTTAATGGCAGCAGATATTCTTGTTTATAATGCGGATCTTGTGCCAGTAGGTGAAGATCAGAAGCAGCACTTGGAGTTGACCCGTGATTTAGCTGGCCGATTTAATAACCGTTTTGGCGAATTCTTTACGATTCCTGAACCGTATATCCCTGAAGTGGGCGCACGCATTATGTCTCTGGATGATGGCACTAAAAAAATGAGCAAGAGCAGCCCAAATGCAGGCAGCTATATTGCCCTGTTGGATTCGCCGGATGTGATCCGTAAAAAAATCAGCCGCGCAACGACTGATTCTGGACGTGAAGTTATCTTTGATCCGGCTAATAAGCCAGAGATTAGTAACTTGATGAGTATTTACTCGGAATGTTCTGGAATGTCCCTCCAGCAAATTGCCGATCGTTATGAGGGACAAATGTATGGTGGCTTTAAGAAGGATCTTGGGGAAGTGGTTGTGTCCACACTTGAGCCTTTGCAACAAAGATATCATGAAATTCGCAGTTCAGGTGCGATCACTGATATTCTTGCCGAAGGTGCTGAACGCGCACGTATTGTTGCAGCTGAGACATTGAATGGCGTAAAAGAGCGGATGGGCTTTCTGCCAGCTCGTTAA
- a CDS encoding aldose 1-epimerase, whose amino-acid sequence MKQVTKGQWGGYDTYILHSRELEVTLLPRLGNNVISLFDVKEQREILRRPDESDQAFFMQKPYHFGIPLLIPPGRIRKGKFQFEGTSYQFDQNTAGDNHIHGLHRTQSWCVSDIEEDEDGCAVTTEFLTEDDPHWMEQFPIPLKFEMTFRLQDARLSQTLKVTNLGDHRIPFGIGYHTWFMIDGEPERWNLKLPVNSIYELNDELLPSGNLIPLGDLDSLNSGINLQGTNFDTALRIGDKQPVEALLLRDDGYGLRYTADENLFRHWVLYTKGPADQFLCIEPYTWLPDAPNVSDDPSFTGLLKVEPGQSLELSTMLEMIYPEN is encoded by the coding sequence ATGAAACAGGTGACCAAAGGGCAGTGGGGCGGTTATGATACTTATATTTTGCACAGCCGCGAACTGGAAGTCACGCTTTTGCCGCGACTAGGAAACAACGTGATTTCATTGTTTGATGTAAAGGAACAACGGGAAATTCTGCGGCGGCCTGATGAAAGCGATCAAGCTTTCTTTATGCAAAAACCTTACCATTTTGGCATCCCGCTCTTAATTCCACCCGGAAGAATTCGTAAAGGAAAATTTCAATTCGAGGGTACAAGTTATCAATTTGACCAGAATACCGCTGGTGACAATCATATCCATGGTCTACACCGGACTCAATCCTGGTGTGTCAGCGATATTGAAGAAGACGAGGACGGTTGTGCAGTCACTACTGAATTCCTTACTGAAGATGATCCACACTGGATGGAGCAATTTCCCATTCCACTCAAATTCGAAATGACATTCAGGCTTCAGGATGCCCGGCTCAGCCAGACTTTAAAGGTTACAAATCTCGGCGATCATCGTATTCCCTTTGGGATCGGTTATCACACCTGGTTTATGATCGATGGAGAACCTGAACGCTGGAATCTCAAATTGCCCGTAAACAGCATTTATGAACTAAACGATGAATTGCTCCCTAGCGGCAATCTAATTCCACTCGGTGATCTAGATTCTCTAAATTCTGGAATTAACCTACAGGGAACTAATTTTGATACCGCTCTGCGTATTGGTGACAAGCAGCCCGTAGAAGCATTGTTATTACGCGATGATGGTTATGGTCTTCGTTATACGGCCGACGAGAATCTTTTTCGCCACTGGGTCCTGTATACCAAAGGACCAGCCGATCAATTTCTGTGCATCGAACCTTATACCTGGCTCCCGGATGCTCCTAACGTTTCCGACGATCCTTCCTTCACTGGCTTGCTGAAGGTAGAACCAGGTCAAAGCCTTGAGCTGTCCACTATGCTGGAAATGATCTATCCCGAGAATTAA
- a CDS encoding alpha/beta-type small acid-soluble spore protein — protein MGQAGQGRSSRSNNLVVPQANAALQQLKYEAAQELGVTIPADGYYGNYTSRETGSLGGYITKRLVQLAEQQLSGRQ, from the coding sequence ATGGGTCAAGCAGGTCAAGGTCGTAGCAGCCGTTCCAATAACCTTGTAGTTCCTCAAGCAAATGCAGCGTTGCAACAATTGAAATATGAAGCAGCACAAGAGCTTGGAGTAACGATCCCAGCTGACGGTTATTACGGGAACTACACTTCCCGCGAAACTGGTTCTTTGGGAGGTTACATCACTAAACGTCTAGTACAACTGGCAGAACAACAACTGTCCGGTCGTCAGTAA